In Saccharothrix syringae, the following are encoded in one genomic region:
- a CDS encoding thymidine phosphorylase: MSYAAVDVIRAKRDGAVLSDAQIDWVVDAYTRGLVAEEQMAALAMAIFLNGMSASETARWTRAMVRSGERLSLDVGRPTVDKHSTGGVGDKITLPLAPLVAACGAAVPQLSGRGLGHTGGTLDKLESIPGWRAQLSVDEVVAQLRSVGAVICAATSGLAPADRKLYALRDVTGTVESVPLIASSIMSKKIAEGASALVLDVKVGSGAFMKSLERARELASALVSIGVSHGLAVRALLTDMSVPLGRAVGNAVEVEESVEVLRGGGPADVVELTVALAREMLAAVGISADPAAVLASGEAYEVWARMIRAQGGDPSAPLARGAHRHVVVAEEDGYLTALDAYAVGVAAWRLGAGRARKEDPVQAGAGVLCLVKPGEPVSAGQPLLELYTDTPDAVAGALDALAGGYAVGEAPVPAGPLVISTVQG, encoded by the coding sequence GTGAGCTATGCCGCTGTTGACGTGATTCGGGCCAAGCGCGACGGTGCGGTGTTGTCCGATGCCCAGATCGACTGGGTGGTGGACGCGTACACGCGTGGGCTGGTCGCGGAAGAGCAGATGGCGGCGTTGGCCATGGCGATCTTCTTGAACGGGATGTCTGCGTCGGAGACGGCGCGGTGGACCCGGGCCATGGTGCGGTCTGGGGAGCGGTTGTCCCTCGACGTCGGGCGGCCCACGGTGGACAAGCACTCCACCGGTGGGGTGGGTGACAAGATCACCCTGCCGCTGGCGCCGTTGGTGGCTGCTTGCGGGGCGGCTGTGCCGCAGTTGTCCGGGCGGGGGCTCGGGCACACCGGGGGGACGCTGGACAAGCTGGAGTCCATTCCCGGGTGGCGGGCCCAGTTGTCGGTGGACGAGGTCGTGGCGCAGTTGCGGTCGGTGGGGGCGGTGATTTGCGCGGCCACTTCCGGGTTGGCGCCTGCCGATCGGAAGCTCTACGCGTTGCGCGATGTCACCGGGACCGTCGAGTCGGTTCCGCTGATCGCTTCTTCCATCATGTCGAAGAAGATCGCCGAGGGGGCTTCGGCGTTGGTCCTGGACGTCAAGGTCGGGTCCGGGGCTTTCATGAAATCGTTGGAGCGGGCGCGGGAATTGGCTTCCGCGTTGGTGTCCATCGGGGTTTCCCACGGGTTGGCCGTGCGGGCTTTGCTGACTGATATGTCGGTGCCGTTGGGGCGGGCTGTGGGGAATGCGGTGGAGGTCGAGGAGTCGGTCGAGGTCTTGCGCGGGGGTGGGCCGGCTGATGTGGTGGAGCTGACGGTGGCGTTGGCTCGGGAGATGCTGGCGGCGGTGGGGATTTCCGCTGATCCCGCGGCGGTGTTGGCCTCGGGGGAGGCTTACGAGGTTTGGGCCCGGATGATCCGGGCCCAGGGTGGGGACCCTTCTGCGCCTTTGGCCCGGGGGGCTCATCGGCATGTGGTGGTTGCCGAGGAGGACGGGTACCTGACCGCGTTGGATGCTTATGCGGTGGGGGTGGCGGCTTGGCGGTTGGGGGCCGGGCGGGCTCGGAAGGAGGATCCGGTGCAGGCTGGGGCTGGGGTGTTGTGCCTGGTCAAGCCTGGGGAGCCGGTTTCTGCCGGGCAGCCCTTGCTGGAGTTGTACACGGATACGCCGGATGCGGTGGCCGGGGCTCTGGACGCCCTGGCCGGCGGGTACGCGGTGGGTGAGGCCCCGGTGCCCGCCGGTCCTCTGGTGATCTCCACCGTCCAGGGTTGA
- a CDS encoding cytidine deaminase: protein MSDVVGSPEVDWAVLRERAVEAAQSAYCPYSGLQVGAAALCSDGRIVVGCNVENASYGVGLCAECALAGQLFLTGGGRLVALACRSGGGELLMPCGRCRQVVYELGGAGCLVDTPSGVLPMSRVLPDAFGPEDLP, encoded by the coding sequence GTGAGTGATGTGGTCGGTTCTCCCGAGGTGGACTGGGCGGTTTTGCGGGAGCGTGCCGTCGAGGCCGCCCAGTCTGCTTATTGTCCGTACTCCGGGTTGCAGGTGGGGGCGGCCGCGTTGTGCTCCGACGGGCGGATCGTGGTCGGGTGCAACGTCGAGAACGCCTCCTACGGGGTGGGGTTGTGCGCCGAGTGCGCGTTGGCCGGTCAGTTGTTCCTGACCGGGGGCGGGCGGTTGGTGGCGTTGGCCTGTCGCAGCGGCGGCGGGGAGTTGTTGATGCCGTGCGGGCGGTGTCGGCAGGTTGTTTACGAGTTGGGTGGCGCCGGGTGCTTGGTTGACACGCCTTCCGGGGTGTTGCCGATGAGCCGGGTGCTGCCCGATGCGTTCGGACCGGAGGATCTGCCGTGA
- a CDS encoding ABC transporter permease: protein MSTSLMNPSEAPTTVPPPRRARRIPGWALGALGVAGAVVLLSTTSYLTGVPQLTSTGTIQTAVRLALPILLAALGGLWAERAGVVNIGLEGMMIMGTWGAAWAGYQWGPWAALVSAAVFGALGGLLHAVATVTFGVNHIVSGVAINLLGAGVTKYLSTLIFFPLSHNPRESPAVPKFDTYSAAGLSDWLGELEDQQRVGLSDVAGILRGLVTGVSPLVMLAVLLVVGSYFVLWRTRFGLRLRSCGENPVAAESLGVNVYRYKYVAVIASGALAGIGGAALVLNPGQPGYLEGQTNGRGFIALAALIFGNWRPGGLLGGAALFGYADGLQLRSGGTTFLALIYGAVLLLGVIVVWQLVRRRWFAAAAGLVAAVALYAVYYSVDEVPSELTTYAPHLVTLIVLAVASQRLRMPAADGVVYRRE, encoded by the coding sequence GTGAGTACTTCCCTGATGAACCCGTCGGAGGCGCCGACCACGGTGCCGCCGCCGCGGCGGGCCCGGCGGATCCCGGGCTGGGCCCTCGGCGCGCTGGGCGTCGCCGGTGCCGTGGTGCTGCTGTCGACGACGTCGTACCTGACCGGGGTGCCGCAGCTGACCTCGACCGGGACGATCCAGACGGCGGTGCGGCTGGCGCTGCCGATCCTGCTGGCCGCCCTGGGCGGGTTGTGGGCGGAGCGGGCCGGTGTGGTCAACATCGGGCTCGAAGGCATGATGATCATGGGCACCTGGGGCGCGGCCTGGGCCGGGTACCAGTGGGGGCCCTGGGCGGCGCTGGTGTCGGCGGCGGTGTTCGGCGCGCTGGGCGGGTTGCTCCACGCGGTCGCGACGGTGACGTTCGGGGTGAACCACATCGTGTCCGGTGTGGCCATCAACCTGCTCGGGGCGGGGGTGACGAAGTACCTGTCGACGCTGATCTTCTTCCCGCTGTCGCACAACCCGCGCGAGTCGCCGGCGGTGCCGAAGTTCGACACCTACTCGGCTGCCGGGTTGTCGGACTGGCTCGGTGAGCTGGAGGACCAGCAGCGGGTCGGGTTGTCGGACGTGGCCGGGATCCTGCGCGGGCTGGTGACCGGGGTGTCGCCGCTGGTGATGCTGGCGGTGTTGCTGGTCGTCGGCAGTTACTTCGTGCTGTGGCGGACCCGGTTCGGGTTGCGGTTGCGGTCCTGCGGCGAGAACCCGGTGGCGGCCGAGTCGCTGGGGGTGAACGTGTACCGGTACAAGTACGTCGCGGTGATCGCGTCCGGGGCGTTGGCCGGCATCGGTGGTGCGGCGCTGGTGCTGAACCCCGGTCAGCCCGGGTACCTGGAGGGGCAGACCAACGGGCGCGGGTTCATCGCCCTGGCGGCGTTGATCTTCGGCAACTGGCGGCCCGGTGGGTTGCTGGGCGGTGCCGCTCTGTTCGGGTACGCGGACGGGTTGCAGTTGCGGTCCGGTGGGACGACGTTCCTGGCGCTGATCTATGGCGCTGTGTTGTTGTTGGGCGTGATTGTTGTTTGGCAGTTGGTGCGGCGGCGGTGGTTCGCGGCGGCGGCCGGGTTGGTGGCTGCTGTGGCCCTGTACGCGGTGTACTACTCGGTGGACGAGGTGCCGTCCGAGCTGACCACTTATGCGCCGCACCTGGTGACGCTGATCGTGTTGGCGGTGGCTTCCCAGCGGTTGCGGATGCCGGCGGCCGACGGTGTGGTGTACCGCCGTGAGTGA
- a CDS encoding ABC transporter permease, translated as MGILRGKLLPPVLAILFSALLCGIALVVSGANPFRAFGAMMSQVGEGTTAVDVVNSTGTYYIAALAVAIGFQMNLFNIGVEGQYRVAAVVAAVVGGSIVLPPGIHALVIILTAAVVGALWAAIPAVLKVTRGVNEVISTIMMNGLALGLAAYLIGDDVFGELRGNNIRTPEIAESGWVPGISFGSSGTVFGLVFLAAALGIGYWVMMNRTRFGFELRASGESATAAAAGGVNAKKMVLIAMLLSGAVAGLVSMPEILGRDHTYNLNFPAGIGFSGIAIALLGRNHPGGIAFGALLWAFLDKSALALDNVGVAREIVTIMQGAIVLSVVVAYEVVRRFELAAQQRQVGRQLGTVGAA; from the coding sequence ATGGGAATCTTGCGCGGCAAACTGCTGCCGCCCGTGCTGGCGATCCTGTTCTCCGCCCTGTTGTGCGGCATCGCGCTGGTGGTGTCCGGCGCGAACCCGTTCCGGGCGTTCGGGGCGATGATGTCGCAGGTCGGCGAGGGCACCACCGCGGTGGACGTCGTCAACAGCACCGGCACCTACTACATCGCGGCGCTGGCGGTGGCGATCGGGTTCCAGATGAACCTGTTCAACATCGGCGTCGAGGGCCAGTACCGGGTCGCGGCGGTCGTCGCGGCCGTGGTCGGCGGGTCGATCGTGCTGCCGCCCGGCATCCACGCGCTGGTGATCATCCTGACCGCCGCGGTGGTGGGTGCCCTGTGGGCCGCCATCCCGGCGGTGCTGAAGGTGACCCGGGGCGTCAACGAGGTCATCTCGACGATCATGATGAACGGGCTGGCGCTGGGGCTCGCGGCCTACCTGATCGGCGACGACGTGTTCGGCGAGCTGCGCGGCAACAACATCCGCACCCCCGAGATCGCGGAGAGCGGGTGGGTGCCCGGCATCTCGTTCGGGTCGTCCGGCACGGTGTTCGGCCTGGTGTTCCTGGCCGCGGCGCTGGGCATCGGGTACTGGGTGATGATGAACCGGACCCGGTTCGGGTTCGAGCTGCGCGCCTCCGGCGAGTCGGCCACGGCCGCCGCGGCGGGCGGCGTGAACGCCAAGAAGATGGTGCTGATCGCGATGCTGCTGTCCGGCGCGGTCGCCGGGCTGGTGTCGATGCCCGAGATCCTGGGCCGCGACCACACCTACAACCTGAACTTCCCGGCGGGCATCGGGTTCTCCGGCATCGCGATCGCGCTGCTGGGCCGCAACCACCCGGGCGGCATCGCGTTCGGCGCGCTGCTGTGGGCGTTCCTGGACAAGTCGGCCCTCGCCCTGGACAACGTGGGCGTGGCGCGGGAGATCGTGACGATCATGCAGGGCGCGATCGTGCTGTCGGTCGTGGTCGCGTACGAGGTGGTGCGCCGGTTCGAGCTGGCCGCGCAGCAGCGGCAGGTCGGGCGGCAGCTCGGGACGGTGGGTGCGGCGTGA
- a CDS encoding ABC transporter ATP-binding protein: MSTTTPAVVLSGITKRFPGVVANSDVHLSVRAGEVHALCGENGAGKSTLMKILYGMQQPDEGTIEVGGRPVRFRTPADAIKAGIGMVHQHFMLADNLTVQENVVLGAESLHGIGGRARKRILELAAATGLGVDPDVLVERLGVADRQRVEILKVLYRGARVIILDEPTAVLVPQEVDELFTTLRAMQEQGFTFLFISHKLDEVRAIADSVTVIRRGTTVGTADPRTVSSRQLAEMMVGSELPSPETRESTVTDRVVLRVEDLGLVAEEGTRPVLDHIDLVVRAGEVVGIAGVEGNGQTELVETIMGMRRAHHGRVLLGDRDLTRAGTLARREAGIGYVPEDRHRQGLLLTQPLWANRVLGYQTRRPVSKGQWLDLAGAKADTERIVREFDVRTPGIDVAAAALSGGNQQKLVVGRELSGEPVLLIASHPTRGVDVGAQALIWDEIKKARARGLAVLLISADLDELIGLSDTIKVMLRGRLVADADPATVTPEDLGSAMTGAGAGATAADAVGAAGAGGAGAGAGGAGAGGAAGVEGD, translated from the coding sequence ATGAGCACTACCACCCCCGCCGTCGTCCTGTCGGGCATCACCAAGCGCTTCCCGGGGGTCGTCGCCAACAGCGACGTCCACCTCAGCGTCCGGGCCGGCGAGGTGCACGCCCTGTGCGGCGAGAACGGTGCGGGCAAGTCCACCCTGATGAAGATCCTCTACGGGATGCAGCAGCCCGACGAGGGCACCATCGAGGTGGGCGGCCGGCCGGTCCGCTTCCGCACCCCCGCCGACGCCATCAAGGCGGGCATCGGCATGGTCCACCAGCACTTCATGCTGGCCGACAACCTGACCGTGCAGGAGAACGTCGTGCTGGGCGCGGAGTCCCTGCACGGGATCGGCGGCCGGGCGCGCAAGCGCATCCTGGAGCTGGCCGCCGCCACCGGGCTGGGCGTCGACCCCGACGTGCTGGTCGAGCGGCTCGGCGTCGCCGACCGGCAGCGGGTGGAGATCCTGAAGGTCCTCTACCGCGGCGCCCGGGTGATCATCCTGGACGAGCCGACCGCGGTGCTCGTGCCGCAGGAGGTGGACGAGCTGTTCACCACCCTGCGCGCCATGCAGGAGCAGGGCTTCACCTTCCTGTTCATCTCCCACAAGCTCGACGAGGTGCGCGCCATCGCCGACTCGGTCACGGTGATCCGCCGCGGCACGACCGTGGGCACGGCCGACCCGAGGACCGTCAGCTCCCGGCAGCTCGCCGAGATGATGGTCGGCAGCGAGCTGCCCAGCCCCGAGACCCGCGAGTCGACCGTGACCGACCGGGTGGTGCTGCGGGTGGAGGACCTGGGCCTGGTGGCCGAGGAGGGCACCCGGCCGGTGCTCGACCACATCGACCTGGTGGTGCGCGCGGGCGAGGTCGTCGGCATCGCCGGCGTCGAGGGCAACGGGCAGACCGAGCTGGTCGAGACGATCATGGGCATGCGCCGCGCCCACCACGGGCGGGTGCTGCTCGGCGACCGCGACCTGACCCGCGCGGGCACGCTGGCCCGGCGCGAGGCGGGCATCGGGTACGTGCCGGAGGACCGGCACCGGCAGGGCCTGCTGCTCACCCAGCCGCTGTGGGCCAACCGCGTGCTGGGGTACCAGACGCGCCGGCCCGTGTCGAAGGGGCAGTGGCTGGACCTGGCGGGCGCCAAGGCGGACACCGAGCGCATCGTGCGCGAGTTCGACGTCCGCACGCCCGGCATCGACGTGGCCGCGGCCGCGCTGTCCGGCGGCAACCAGCAGAAGCTGGTGGTGGGGCGCGAGCTGTCGGGTGAGCCGGTGCTGCTCATCGCCTCGCACCCCACGCGCGGGGTGGACGTGGGCGCGCAGGCGCTGATCTGGGACGAGATCAAGAAGGCCCGGGCGCGCGGGTTGGCGGTGCTGCTGATCTCGGCGGACCTGGACGAGCTGATCGGGTTGTCCGACACGATCAAGGTGATGCTGCGCGGGCGGCTGGTGGCCGACGCGGACCCGGCGACCGTGACGCCCGAGGACCTGGGCAGCGCGATGACCGGTGCCGGGGCGGGTGCCACGGCCGCGGACGCGGTTGGTGCCGCGGGTGCCGGTGGCGCTGGTGCTGGTGCCGGTGGCGCTGGTGCTGGTGGTGCTGCGGGAGTGGAAGGCGACTGA
- a CDS encoding BMP family lipoprotein translates to MRGIAVAAIALTSVLSMAACAKDSGGNNTGSGQGNNAEGCKLADKPPAAAAGSSTASSGEKIDGSALKVGLAYDIGGRGDASFNDSAAAGLDKAKAEYGLKPENVKELTAAPNEPEDAKQTRLRQLASEGYNPIIGVGFAYAESLGVVAPEFPNVKFAIVDGAVEGAANVTPLVFAEQQGSFLAGVIAAYKSKSCHVGFVGGVEIPLIQKFDAGFEQGAKAAAPDIKIERKYLTPAGDFTGFQDPTKGQEAATGQIEAGADVLYHAAGASGKGVFSAAKAGNALAIGVDSDQYNQTTVAESKDVIVSSMLKRVDVAVFDFVGAVAKNDLASLPKVFDLSVDGVGYATSGGKIDADLQAVLEGYKAQIIKGEITVKDSL, encoded by the coding sequence ATGCGCGGCATCGCAGTGGCCGCGATCGCGCTGACCAGCGTTTTGTCGATGGCCGCGTGCGCCAAGGACAGCGGTGGCAACAACACCGGGTCCGGGCAGGGCAACAACGCCGAGGGCTGCAAGCTGGCTGACAAGCCGCCGGCCGCCGCGGCCGGGTCGAGCACCGCGTCCTCGGGTGAGAAGATCGACGGCAGCGCGCTCAAGGTCGGCCTCGCCTACGACATCGGCGGGCGCGGCGACGCGTCGTTCAACGACTCCGCCGCGGCGGGCCTGGACAAGGCCAAGGCCGAGTACGGCCTCAAGCCGGAGAACGTCAAGGAGCTGACCGCCGCCCCGAACGAGCCCGAGGACGCCAAGCAGACCCGCCTGCGCCAGCTCGCGAGCGAGGGCTACAACCCGATCATCGGCGTCGGCTTCGCCTACGCCGAGTCGCTGGGCGTCGTCGCGCCGGAGTTTCCGAACGTCAAGTTCGCCATCGTCGACGGCGCCGTCGAGGGCGCGGCCAACGTCACCCCGCTGGTGTTCGCCGAGCAGCAGGGCTCCTTCCTGGCCGGCGTCATCGCCGCCTACAAGTCGAAGTCCTGCCACGTGGGCTTCGTCGGCGGCGTGGAGATCCCGCTGATCCAGAAGTTCGACGCGGGCTTCGAGCAGGGCGCCAAGGCCGCCGCGCCCGACATCAAGATCGAGCGCAAGTACCTGACCCCGGCCGGCGACTTCACCGGCTTCCAGGACCCGACCAAGGGCCAGGAGGCCGCGACCGGCCAGATCGAGGCCGGCGCCGACGTCCTCTACCACGCGGCCGGCGCGTCCGGCAAGGGCGTGTTCTCCGCGGCCAAGGCGGGCAACGCCCTGGCCATCGGCGTCGACTCCGACCAGTACAACCAGACCACCGTCGCCGAGTCCAAGGACGTGATCGTCTCGTCCATGCTCAAGCGCGTGGACGTCGCGGTGTTCGACTTCGTGGGCGCGGTCGCCAAGAACGACCTGGCCAGCCTGCCCAAGGTGTTCGACCTGTCCGTCGACGGCGTGGGCTACGCCACCTCCGGCGGCAAGATCGACGCCGACCTCCAGGCGGTCCTGGAGGGCTACAAGGCCCAGATCATCAAGGGCGAGATCACCGTCAAGGACAGCCTGTAA
- a CDS encoding YbaB/EbfC family nucleoid-associated protein produces MDPQQWLDNFEARVADLQRKSADIQEGLAGSQATVASPDGAVTVTVGPNGGLLDIRLGHRATELGASRLTALIMQTARAAQKQAAQQVMAVFEPLGAGTEAMRMISDAIPDDEDAVDERDYAEPEPEPEPAPPPPAPVRPLGGAQPRPPSRGPRPADDEDDDNQPW; encoded by the coding sequence TTGGACCCGCAGCAGTGGCTCGACAACTTCGAGGCCAGGGTCGCCGACCTGCAGCGCAAGTCGGCCGACATCCAGGAGGGCCTGGCCGGCTCGCAGGCCACGGTGGCCAGCCCGGACGGCGCGGTCACCGTCACCGTCGGCCCCAACGGCGGCCTGCTGGACATCCGGCTCGGCCACCGCGCGACGGAGCTGGGCGCCTCCCGCCTCACCGCCCTGATCATGCAGACCGCGCGGGCCGCCCAGAAGCAGGCCGCGCAGCAGGTGATGGCCGTGTTCGAGCCCCTGGGCGCGGGCACCGAGGCGATGCGGATGATCAGCGACGCCATCCCGGACGACGAGGACGCGGTCGACGAGCGCGACTACGCGGAGCCGGAGCCGGAGCCGGAGCCCGCGCCCCCGCCCCCCGCACCGGTGCGACCCCTCGGCGGCGCGCAGCCGCGACCCCCGTCGCGCGGGCCCCGCCCCGCCGACGACGAAGACGACGACAACCAGCCCTGGTGA